From Saccharothrix espanaensis DSM 44229, the proteins below share one genomic window:
- a CDS encoding NAD-dependent protein deacetylase gives MRTRPTLSWTATGAPLPRTTSLDEVVRAVAARDVVVLSGAGLSTESGIPDYRGAAGSLRRHTPMTYDEFTGSEAGRRRYWARSHLGWRTIARADPNTGHHAVAALRLAGFVSGVITQNVDGLHHAAGTSDAVELHGNLDRVVCLDCRRLTPREELDGRLRAANPDFTAEVARINPDGDADLADEDVRGFRVVGCADCAGVLKPDVVFFGENVPRPRVEECGRLVDEARSVLVLGSSLTVMSGLRFVRRAAGAGTPVLIVNQGETRGDRHASARVDLPLGRALTELCNILRVDLQL, from the coding sequence GTGCGCACACGTCCGACGCTGAGCTGGACCGCCACGGGTGCTCCGTTGCCGCGCACCACCAGCCTGGACGAGGTGGTGCGGGCCGTCGCCGCCCGGGACGTGGTGGTGCTGAGCGGCGCGGGCCTGTCGACCGAGTCGGGCATCCCCGACTACCGGGGCGCGGCGGGCAGCCTGCGCCGGCACACCCCGATGACCTACGACGAGTTCACCGGCAGCGAGGCAGGCCGCCGGCGGTACTGGGCGCGCAGCCACCTCGGCTGGCGCACGATCGCCCGCGCCGACCCGAACACCGGTCACCACGCCGTGGCCGCGTTGCGCCTGGCCGGGTTCGTGTCCGGCGTGATCACCCAGAACGTGGACGGCCTCCACCACGCGGCGGGCACGTCGGACGCCGTGGAGCTGCACGGCAACCTCGACCGGGTGGTGTGCCTGGACTGCCGCCGGCTGACCCCGCGCGAGGAGCTGGACGGCAGGCTGCGCGCGGCTAACCCGGACTTCACCGCCGAGGTCGCGCGGATCAACCCGGACGGCGACGCGGACCTGGCCGACGAGGACGTGCGCGGCTTCCGGGTGGTCGGCTGCGCCGACTGCGCGGGCGTGCTCAAGCCGGACGTCGTGTTCTTCGGCGAGAACGTGCCCCGGCCACGCGTGGAGGAGTGCGGCCGGCTGGTCGACGAGGCCCGGTCGGTGCTGGTCCTGGGCTCGTCGCTGACCGTCATGTCGGGGCTGAGGTTCGTCCGCCGGGCGGCCGGCGCGGGCACGCCGGTGCTGATCGTCAACCAGGGCGAGACCCGCGGCGACCGGCACGCGAGCGCGCGGGTCGACCTGCCGCTGGGCCGGGCGCTGACCGAGTTGTGCAACATCTTGCGGGTAGATCTTCAGCTCTGA
- a CDS encoding alpha/beta hydrolase family protein, producing the protein MTAALLLAWTGSASAADTVRLPAPTGPHQVGVTTLHLVDRDRPDPWPDARGRARELMATVFYPAHDVRGYPVAPQMTPKAAETFGWLDVTAAHPELPKSGVDWAATKTHSHVGAPASPVRRPVLLYSPGAADPRTINTTLAEDLASRGYVVVSFDHPGETSEVEFPDGRVRIIALPADPRTHPEIFRAMIDTRIADTRFVLDQLEVLARGQNPDAAGRALPRNLSRALDLRRIGMYGHSAGGTTAAQSMYDDRRLDAAVNLEGYLDHGTAQPGQPGELLPVARDGVDRPLLLYGTDGYRDARYDSSWAAMLAHGGCTMKRVVTNATHWVFTDFAAMAPQFQAAGLMTAADRVKLVGAIEPSRSVPHVRGAVAAFFDRHLR; encoded by the coding sequence TTGACCGCCGCTTTGCTGCTCGCCTGGACGGGATCGGCGAGCGCCGCCGACACCGTGCGACTGCCCGCGCCGACCGGACCGCACCAGGTCGGCGTCACCACCCTGCACCTGGTCGACCGGGACCGGCCCGACCCGTGGCCGGACGCGCGAGGGCGCGCCCGCGAGCTGATGGCGACGGTGTTCTACCCGGCGCACGACGTGCGCGGCTACCCGGTCGCGCCGCAGATGACGCCGAAGGCCGCCGAGACGTTCGGCTGGCTCGACGTGACCGCCGCCCACCCCGAACTGCCCAAGTCGGGCGTCGACTGGGCGGCCACCAAAACCCATTCGCACGTCGGCGCGCCCGCGTCGCCCGTAAGGCGTCCGGTGCTGCTCTACAGCCCCGGAGCGGCCGATCCGCGCACGATCAACACGACGCTCGCGGAAGACCTCGCGAGCCGTGGCTACGTGGTGGTGTCGTTCGACCACCCCGGCGAGACCAGCGAAGTGGAGTTCCCGGACGGCCGGGTGCGCATCATCGCCCTGCCCGCCGACCCGCGCACCCACCCGGAAATCTTCCGGGCCATGATCGACACCCGGATCGCCGACACCAGGTTCGTCCTGGACCAACTGGAGGTGCTGGCGCGCGGGCAGAACCCCGACGCGGCCGGCCGGGCCCTGCCGCGCAACCTGTCCCGAGCCCTGGACCTGCGTCGGATCGGCATGTACGGGCACTCGGCAGGCGGCACCACGGCCGCCCAGAGCATGTACGACGACCGGCGCCTCGATGCCGCCGTGAACCTGGAGGGCTACCTCGACCACGGCACCGCTCAGCCCGGACAGCCCGGTGAACTGCTGCCCGTCGCACGCGACGGCGTCGACCGCCCGCTGCTCCTGTACGGCACGGACGGTTACCGCGACGCCCGTTACGACAGCTCGTGGGCCGCGATGCTGGCGCACGGCGGGTGCACTATGAAACGCGTGGTCACCAACGCGACACACTGGGTGTTCACCGACTTCGCCGCCATGGCCCCGCAGTTCCAGGCAGCCGGGCTGATGACGGCCGCCGACCGGGTCAAGCTGGTCGGTGCCATCGAGCCGAGCCGCTCGGTGCCACACGTGCGCGGCGCGGTCGCCGCGTTCTTCGACCGGCACCTGCGCTGA
- a CDS encoding group II truncated hemoglobin, producing MYEAIGGEPALRELVDDFYAKVLADPLLRPVFVNFTEQHLDHVVVWLAEVFGGPARFTEQLGGHLHILQAHHDLGITEEQRARWAELMAESARVTLPADEHLQDSFNRYIRWGTEIARDVSAPGEPYPTEAGDVPRWEWP from the coding sequence ATGTACGAGGCCATCGGCGGCGAGCCCGCTCTGCGCGAGCTGGTGGACGACTTCTACGCCAAAGTGCTCGCCGACCCGTTGCTGCGACCGGTGTTCGTGAACTTCACCGAACAACACCTCGATCACGTCGTCGTGTGGCTGGCCGAGGTCTTCGGCGGCCCCGCCCGGTTCACCGAACAGCTCGGCGGGCACCTGCACATCCTCCAAGCCCACCACGACCTCGGCATCACCGAGGAGCAGCGGGCCCGCTGGGCGGAGCTGATGGCCGAGTCGGCGCGGGTCACCCTGCCCGCCGACGAACACCTCCAGGACAGCTTCAACCGGTACATCCGGTGGGGCACCGAGATCGCCCGGGACGTGTCCGCACCCGGCGAGCCCTACCCCACCGAGGCGGGCGACGTGCCCCGCTGGGAGTGGCCGTGA
- a CDS encoding MerR family transcriptional regulator yields the protein MTGTGHAKQPRWSVGALAKVTGLTVRTLHHYDELGLLRPSERTHSGHRRYTEPDVQRLYRIRLLRQLGMSLEEIGEVLADPSHGPLRGVLVGHLDRLDDQVWRLEALRRQTRGLLDQLDGPPQQDSGGLLALLGCTGIFDDYLTKEQHEFLDGRSAGLGEIGRKELDAEWPRVLVAIIGHYRAKTPPDDPEVRELGRRLAGIGRDFAGGDPAILASMSAFFRTHGHGVLRDVLPDEPVSDLGDGLWDYVGRVHAAAR from the coding sequence ATGACGGGGACCGGGCACGCGAAGCAGCCGCGCTGGAGCGTCGGCGCGCTGGCGAAGGTCACCGGGCTGACGGTGCGCACCCTCCACCACTACGACGAGCTGGGTCTGCTGCGCCCCAGCGAGCGGACCCACTCCGGGCATCGCCGCTACACCGAGCCGGACGTCCAGCGGCTTTACCGGATCCGCCTGCTCCGGCAGTTGGGCATGTCGCTGGAGGAGATCGGCGAGGTGCTCGCCGACCCGTCGCACGGCCCGCTGCGCGGGGTGCTGGTCGGGCACCTGGACCGGTTGGACGACCAGGTGTGGCGGCTGGAGGCGCTGCGCCGGCAGACGAGGGGCCTGCTGGACCAGCTCGACGGGCCGCCGCAGCAGGACTCCGGCGGCCTGCTGGCACTGCTCGGCTGCACCGGGATCTTCGACGACTACCTCACCAAGGAACAGCACGAATTCCTCGACGGGCGCTCCGCCGGGCTCGGCGAGATCGGCCGCAAGGAACTCGACGCGGAATGGCCGCGGGTGCTCGTCGCGATCATCGGCCATTACCGCGCCAAAACCCCGCCGGACGATCCGGAGGTCCGCGAACTCGGCCGCCGGCTCGCCGGCATCGGCCGTGACTTCGCGGGCGGCGACCCGGCCATCCTCGCCTCGATGAGCGCGTTCTTCCGGACGCACGGCCACGGCGTGCTGCGTGACGTGCTGCCCGACGAACCGGTGTCCGACCTCGGGGACGGTCTCTGGGACTACGTCGGCCGGGTGCACGCGGCCGCGCGGTAA
- a CDS encoding TetR/AcrR family transcriptional regulator — protein MTEGAAGTPRERIIAAAAGLLTEGGIDAVSTRAVAAAAGVQAPALYRLFGDKQGLLDAVAAHGFERYLETKLATPSDGDPARDLRRGWDSHVEFGLTHPAFYVLMYGTPQPGRRPAAATEAYRILLSTVERVAEAGRLRVPPETAASIVQAAGTGVTLSLIADPSGDGDPDLSAHTREIVLASITTDDQPELDASLSARALALDMTLNRQSHPLSPAEAALLKDWLRRLATG, from the coding sequence ATGACTGAGGGCGCGGCCGGCACACCCCGGGAGCGGATCATCGCGGCGGCGGCCGGGCTGCTGACCGAGGGCGGGATCGACGCGGTGTCGACGCGGGCCGTCGCGGCGGCGGCCGGGGTGCAGGCACCCGCGCTGTACCGGCTGTTCGGGGACAAGCAGGGGCTGCTCGACGCGGTGGCCGCGCACGGGTTCGAGCGGTACCTGGAGACCAAGCTCGCCACGCCGAGCGACGGCGACCCGGCGCGGGACCTGCGGCGCGGCTGGGACAGCCACGTCGAGTTCGGGCTCACCCACCCGGCCTTCTACGTGCTGATGTACGGCACTCCGCAGCCCGGCAGGCGGCCCGCCGCGGCAACCGAGGCGTACCGGATCCTGCTCTCGACCGTGGAGCGGGTGGCCGAGGCCGGCCGGCTGCGGGTGCCGCCGGAGACCGCGGCGAGCATCGTCCAGGCGGCCGGCACGGGCGTGACGCTGAGCCTGATCGCCGATCCGTCCGGGGACGGCGACCCCGACCTGTCGGCGCACACCCGGGAGATCGTGCTGGCCTCGATCACCACCGACGACCAGCCCGAGCTGGACGCCTCGCTCTCGGCCCGCGCGCTGGCCCTGGACATGACGCTCAACCGGCAGTCGCACCCGTTGAGCCCGGCGGAAGCCGCGCTGCTGAAGGACTGGCTGCGCCGGCTCGCCACCGGGTGA
- a CDS encoding M23 family metallopeptidase: MSRPLSARRFAALFSALVAGVAVLVAPSATAAAPETDLAATVRATMLQQHGDAVKQQWGTQTLREPLFEPTRTSGSWVFGSTTIPMTYGQEHGAPHMALFLARKERSTWRVELDGTAGFAALAAQAPSAVLSDGEKQTFAANQSNRAQALAPTGLGLPWPVNVAWWMGGGPHGNSGNSRPFSSIDFNGGDGRVLSAGNGRVYKSCIVGRSALVKVVHDNGYSSTYYHMYNLTTLADGSAVRTGTYLGNIGNELPCGGSSSGAHVHFSLLRGNTHISVNGMTIGGWTFYEGSQAYGGYAQRGSTRVSVGGRVTNYGGGGTTLPTGTVDAGSNSTVNLRSGPGLSYSAVGTVADGAVVSIACTSRGEAVEGVWGRTDLWNRLDDGKWISDGFVDTGSDEPVASAC, translated from the coding sequence ATGTCCCGTCCGTTGTCCGCGCGGCGGTTCGCCGCGTTGTTCTCCGCACTCGTGGCCGGTGTCGCGGTGCTGGTCGCGCCGTCCGCAACGGCCGCCGCACCCGAGACCGACCTCGCCGCGACCGTCCGCGCCACCATGCTCCAGCAGCACGGCGACGCGGTGAAGCAGCAGTGGGGCACGCAGACGTTGCGCGAACCGCTGTTCGAGCCGACCCGCACGTCCGGTTCGTGGGTATTCGGCAGCACCACCATCCCGATGACCTACGGCCAGGAGCACGGCGCGCCGCACATGGCGTTGTTCCTGGCCCGCAAGGAACGGTCCACGTGGCGGGTCGAGCTCGACGGCACCGCCGGGTTCGCCGCGCTCGCCGCGCAAGCCCCGTCCGCGGTGCTCAGCGACGGTGAGAAGCAGACCTTCGCCGCCAACCAGAGCAACCGCGCGCAAGCGCTCGCGCCCACCGGTCTCGGCCTGCCGTGGCCGGTGAACGTGGCGTGGTGGATGGGCGGCGGTCCGCACGGCAACAGCGGCAACAGCCGGCCGTTCAGCTCGATCGACTTCAACGGCGGTGACGGCCGGGTCCTGTCGGCCGGCAACGGCCGCGTGTACAAGAGCTGCATCGTGGGCCGCAGCGCGCTGGTGAAGGTCGTGCACGACAACGGCTACAGCAGCACCTACTACCACATGTACAACCTGACGACGCTCGCCGACGGCAGCGCCGTGCGCACCGGCACGTACCTCGGCAACATCGGCAACGAACTGCCGTGCGGTGGTTCCAGCAGCGGCGCGCACGTGCACTTCTCGTTGTTGCGCGGCAACACCCACATCAGCGTCAACGGCATGACGATCGGCGGTTGGACGTTCTACGAGGGCTCGCAGGCGTACGGCGGCTACGCGCAGCGCGGCAGCACGCGCGTGTCCGTCGGCGGTCGGGTCACCAACTACGGCGGTGGCGGCACGACGCTGCCCACCGGCACGGTCGACGCGGGTTCGAACAGCACGGTGAACCTGCGTTCCGGCCCCGGCTTGAGCTATTCGGCCGTGGGCACGGTCGCGGACGGCGCGGTGGTGTCCATCGCGTGCACCAGCCGCGGCGAGGCCGTCGAAGGGGTCTGGGGCCGCACGGATCTGTGGAACCGGCTCGACGACGGCAAGTGGATCAGCGACGGGTTCGTGGACACCGGCTCGGACGAACCGGTGGCTTCGGCCTGCTGA
- a CDS encoding TetR/AcrR family transcriptional regulator, whose amino-acid sequence MTERRRRGAELERAILAAAADELTESGYEGLTMDRVAKRAGTNKNTLYRRWPNRAVLGVAAYRHLMTKAVDLPDTGELRADVLELLRGANRHWDSPEGAVLRGLMAGIGVPELLAQIQDAVSDAGSALWLTVLGRAVARGEARPEALHPRVATVPVALLRNEFLTSGRPNVPDAVLVEIVDEVYLPLVRAR is encoded by the coding sequence GTGACGGAACGCCGGCGACGCGGGGCGGAGCTGGAGCGGGCGATCCTGGCCGCCGCCGCCGACGAGCTGACCGAGTCCGGGTACGAGGGCCTGACCATGGACCGGGTCGCGAAACGGGCCGGCACCAACAAGAACACCCTCTACCGCCGCTGGCCGAACCGGGCCGTGCTCGGCGTCGCCGCCTACCGGCACCTGATGACCAAGGCCGTCGACCTGCCCGACACCGGCGAGCTGCGCGCGGACGTCCTCGAACTCCTGCGCGGCGCGAACCGGCACTGGGACTCGCCCGAAGGCGCGGTCCTGCGCGGACTCATGGCCGGCATCGGCGTGCCCGAGCTGCTGGCGCAGATCCAGGACGCGGTGAGCGACGCGGGCAGCGCGCTCTGGCTGACCGTGCTCGGCCGCGCGGTCGCCCGCGGCGAAGCCCGCCCGGAAGCCCTGCACCCGAGGGTCGCGACCGTCCCGGTCGCCTTGCTGCGCAACGAGTTCCTCACCAGCGGCCGGCCGAACGTGCCGGACGCCGTGCTGGTCGAGATCGTCGACGAGGTCTACCTGCCGCTGGTGCGCGCACGCTGA
- a CDS encoding MerR family transcriptional regulator yields the protein MRIGELSERTETSRRLLRYYEERGLIVSIRAANGYRDYDENLVDRVLQIRGLLDSGLPTRIIKQILPCLDKPRAIHFPDATPEMLATLERERDRMTERVRCLTRNRDAISEYLDAVRAYVP from the coding sequence ATGCGCATCGGGGAGCTGTCCGAGCGGACCGAGACGTCCCGCCGGTTGCTGCGCTACTACGAGGAACGCGGGCTGATCGTGTCGATCCGCGCGGCCAACGGCTACCGCGACTACGACGAGAACCTGGTGGACCGGGTCCTGCAGATCCGGGGACTGCTCGACTCCGGGCTGCCCACCCGCATCATCAAACAGATCCTGCCCTGCCTGGACAAGCCCCGGGCGATCCACTTCCCGGACGCCACCCCGGAGATGCTCGCCACGCTGGAGCGGGAACGCGACCGGATGACCGAACGCGTCCGCTGCCTGACCCGCAACCGGGACGCCATCTCCGAGTACCTCGACGCGGTCCGCGCGTACGTGCCCTAG
- a CDS encoding DUF2156 domain-containing protein — MLTGVSGRAPGGTARRTRLERVAGGAVRLAAVVRRAGGLGSFTRRAPVTVIALVTLWTVGAVTGSLWSGPSDELLENVGFGVTSPLWASLTSTLWCANLAGYLATTVLLVLFGPAAEREFGSLRAAGLLVSTHVLGVLAGSGLVQVGAAAGWSWLDYLGYDLAVGPSPGIVGMALALSFRLPPLWRRRVRLLLVLTLLVLALYSGYLQDVLRLCGGIAGLVIGAVAVRGRPAPAPPSREETRVLVALLIAASALGPILVLMSPYSNGPLSWFADVLAVPQADAETLASYCADPDMVDLCHTLSMQAVYDRLPALLMSVMPALLLLVLAEGLRRGRRFAWWAAFVVNVAMTGLIGWYLWEAVLLTGTTVTPSVLVEYCIPFLLPLGTAVVLLFTRPHFPLATPVRRFWKTTGIGLVGLSAVYLIGGWPARAQFTPEPAFLDLLADLPARFLPPGYLGLVSTPFRPDDFLAAVLFEYIGAVFWLIVLVAILQASWNARRVEDGDAAARARELMVEHGGTSLSYMTTWRGNRYWFTPDGRAVVAYRVVATIALTVGDPIGPPDACREAVRGFASFCAHEGWTPCLYSISEELRDEVAPLGWHAVQVAEDTVIPLSELQFTGKKWQDVRTALNKAAKEGVTAEWVRYADAPPALTDQIRSISAAWVADKGLPEMGFTLGGLEELSGDGVRCLIAVDADRTVHGVTSWLPVYVNGQVVGWTLDFMRRRANAFAGSMEFLIASAAMTLKEEGAGFLSLSGAPLARLDRGVRACGVQRVLDFAGQVLEPVYGFRSLFAFKAKFQPVYRPMFMAYPDPAALPRIANAVGRAYLPGMNIRQGVRLARLLASRRTRRPSPAR; from the coding sequence GTGTTGACGGGCGTGAGTGGACGTGCGCCGGGCGGAACCGCCCGGCGGACCCGGCTGGAGCGGGTGGCGGGCGGTGCGGTGCGGCTCGCCGCCGTGGTGCGCCGGGCCGGCGGCCTCGGCTCGTTCACCCGCCGCGCGCCGGTCACCGTGATCGCCCTGGTGACGCTGTGGACGGTCGGCGCGGTCACAGGCAGTCTGTGGTCCGGCCCGTCCGACGAACTGCTGGAGAACGTCGGGTTCGGCGTGACGTCCCCGCTGTGGGCGTCCCTCACGTCCACTCTGTGGTGCGCGAACCTCGCGGGCTACCTCGCGACGACCGTGCTGCTGGTGCTGTTCGGGCCCGCGGCGGAACGCGAGTTCGGGTCGCTGCGCGCCGCCGGGCTGCTCGTCTCGACCCACGTGCTCGGCGTCCTCGCCGGCAGCGGCCTGGTGCAGGTCGGCGCGGCGGCAGGGTGGAGCTGGCTGGACTACCTGGGCTACGACCTCGCGGTCGGCCCGTCGCCCGGCATCGTCGGCATGGCGCTCGCGCTGAGCTTCCGGCTGCCGCCCCTGTGGCGTCGGCGGGTGCGGCTGCTGCTCGTGCTCACGCTGCTGGTGCTCGCCCTGTACTCGGGGTACCTCCAGGACGTGCTGCGGCTGTGCGGCGGCATCGCCGGGCTGGTGATCGGTGCAGTCGCCGTGCGTGGACGCCCCGCGCCCGCGCCGCCGTCCCGCGAAGAGACCCGTGTGCTGGTCGCGCTGCTGATCGCCGCGTCCGCGCTGGGGCCGATCCTCGTGCTGATGTCGCCGTACTCCAACGGGCCGCTGTCGTGGTTCGCGGACGTGCTCGCCGTGCCCCAGGCCGACGCGGAGACGTTGGCGTCCTACTGCGCCGATCCCGACATGGTCGACCTGTGCCACACGCTGTCGATGCAGGCCGTGTACGACAGGCTGCCCGCGCTGTTGATGTCCGTCATGCCGGCCCTGCTGCTGCTCGTGCTCGCCGAGGGTCTGCGGCGCGGTCGCCGGTTCGCGTGGTGGGCCGCGTTCGTGGTCAACGTGGCCATGACCGGGCTGATCGGCTGGTACCTGTGGGAGGCCGTGCTGCTCACCGGCACCACCGTGACGCCGAGCGTGCTGGTCGAGTACTGCATCCCGTTCCTGCTGCCGCTGGGCACCGCGGTCGTGCTGCTGTTCACCCGACCGCACTTCCCGCTGGCCACGCCCGTGCGGCGGTTCTGGAAGACCACCGGCATCGGGCTGGTCGGGCTCAGCGCCGTGTACCTGATCGGCGGGTGGCCGGCGCGAGCGCAGTTCACGCCGGAGCCCGCCTTCCTCGACCTGCTGGCCGACCTGCCCGCGCGGTTCCTGCCGCCGGGGTACCTCGGTCTGGTGTCGACGCCGTTCCGGCCGGACGACTTCCTCGCGGCCGTGCTGTTCGAGTACATCGGCGCGGTGTTCTGGCTGATCGTGCTCGTCGCCATCCTCCAGGCGTCGTGGAACGCGCGCCGCGTCGAAGACGGGGACGCCGCCGCGCGCGCCCGTGAGCTGATGGTCGAGCACGGCGGGACGTCCCTGTCCTACATGACGACGTGGCGTGGCAACCGCTACTGGTTCACGCCTGACGGGCGTGCGGTCGTCGCGTACCGGGTGGTCGCCACGATCGCCCTTACGGTCGGCGACCCCATCGGGCCGCCTGACGCGTGCCGTGAGGCCGTGCGAGGGTTCGCGTCGTTCTGCGCGCACGAGGGCTGGACGCCGTGCCTGTACAGCATCAGCGAGGAGCTGCGCGACGAAGTGGCCCCGTTGGGCTGGCACGCCGTGCAGGTCGCCGAGGACACCGTCATCCCGTTGTCGGAGCTCCAGTTCACCGGCAAGAAGTGGCAGGACGTGCGCACGGCGCTCAACAAGGCCGCCAAGGAGGGCGTCACCGCCGAGTGGGTGCGCTACGCCGACGCGCCGCCCGCGCTCACCGACCAGATCAGGTCGATCTCGGCCGCGTGGGTGGCCGACAAGGGGCTGCCCGAGATGGGGTTCACGCTGGGCGGGCTGGAGGAGCTCTCCGGCGACGGCGTGCGGTGCCTGATCGCGGTCGACGCGGACCGGACCGTGCACGGCGTGACCAGTTGGCTGCCGGTGTACGTCAACGGGCAGGTCGTGGGGTGGACGCTGGACTTCATGCGGCGGCGGGCCAACGCGTTCGCCGGGTCCATGGAGTTCCTGATCGCGTCGGCGGCCATGACGTTGAAGGAGGAGGGCGCGGGGTTCCTCAGCCTGTCCGGCGCGCCGCTGGCCCGGCTGGACCGGGGCGTGCGGGCGTGCGGGGTGCAGCGGGTGCTGGACTTCGCCGGCCAGGTGTTGGAGCCGGTCTACGGCTTCCGGTCGCTGTTCGCGTTCAAGGCGAAGTTCCAGCCGGTGTACCGCCCGATGTTCATGGCCTACCCGGACCCCGCCGCGCTGCCCCGGATCGCCAACGCCGTCGGCCGCGCCTACCTGCCCGGCATGAACATCCGCCAGGGCGTCCGGCTGGCCCGGCTGCTCGCCTCCCGCCGCACCCGCCGCCCGTCCCCGGCCCGCTGA
- a CDS encoding MFS transporter yields MSNRASAPPRLPLRALLPLTTAAFVTVLTEALPAGVLPAMSGGLGVGESATGQLVTIYAVGTAVSAIPLVTATAAWPRKRLLLTSMLGFAVANTITAVSADYLVTLAARFVAGIAAGVVWALLAGYARRLVPAHQAGRAVAIVMAGLPVALSLGIPAGTFLGHLVGWRATFWVVTALAAVLVAAIVAFVPDQPGAPAGRLVPRAALRRPGVPAVLFTTLVFVLAQTVFYTYVATYLGQVGLGDSVDVVLLVYGIASIVGIWYVGAHIDRKLRALTVAGTVLVAVAAAALAVLNDSHVLVYAAVTLWGLGWGGIPTLLQTAVADAAGDEADSAQAMLVTLWNVAMAAGGAIGGLLLDAAGPMTFPWTMLVLLVPVLAVVLTSRGFPKPVR; encoded by the coding sequence ATGTCGAACCGAGCTTCCGCTCCTCCCCGGCTCCCGCTGCGGGCCCTGCTGCCGCTGACCACGGCCGCGTTCGTCACCGTCCTGACCGAGGCGCTGCCGGCCGGCGTGCTGCCCGCGATGAGCGGCGGCCTGGGCGTCGGCGAGTCCGCCACCGGACAACTCGTCACGATCTACGCCGTCGGCACCGCCGTGTCGGCGATCCCGCTGGTCACCGCGACCGCCGCGTGGCCGCGCAAACGCCTGCTGCTGACGTCGATGCTCGGCTTCGCGGTGGCCAACACGATCACCGCCGTGTCGGCGGACTACCTGGTCACGCTGGCCGCCCGGTTCGTCGCCGGGATCGCGGCGGGCGTCGTGTGGGCGCTGCTGGCCGGGTACGCCCGCCGCCTGGTGCCCGCGCACCAGGCGGGCCGGGCGGTCGCGATCGTGATGGCCGGGCTGCCGGTGGCGCTGTCGCTGGGCATCCCGGCGGGCACGTTCCTCGGCCACCTGGTCGGCTGGCGGGCCACCTTCTGGGTGGTGACCGCGCTGGCCGCGGTCCTGGTCGCGGCGATCGTGGCGTTCGTCCCGGACCAGCCCGGCGCGCCCGCCGGCCGGCTGGTGCCCAGGGCCGCGCTGCGCCGCCCCGGCGTCCCGGCGGTCCTGTTCACCACCCTGGTGTTCGTGCTGGCGCAGACCGTGTTCTACACCTACGTGGCCACTTACCTGGGCCAGGTCGGTCTCGGTGACTCCGTCGACGTGGTCCTGCTGGTCTACGGCATCGCGTCCATCGTCGGCATCTGGTACGTCGGCGCGCACATCGACCGCAAGCTCCGCGCCCTCACCGTCGCGGGCACCGTCCTGGTCGCCGTCGCGGCGGCGGCGCTGGCCGTCCTGAACGACAGCCACGTCCTGGTCTACGCCGCCGTCACGTTGTGGGGCCTGGGCTGGGGCGGCATCCCGACGCTGCTCCAGACGGCCGTCGCGGACGCCGCCGGCGACGAGGCCGACAGCGCGCAGGCCATGCTGGTGACCCTGTGGAACGTCGCGATGGCGGCGGGAGGTGCCATCGGCGGGCTGCTGCTCGACGCCGCCGGGCCGATGACGTTCCCGTGGACCATGCTGGTGCTGCTGGTTCCGGTGCTCGCCGTCGTGCTGACCAGCCGGGGGTTCCCCAAGCCGGTCAGGTGA